A region of uncultured Anaeromusa sp. DNA encodes the following proteins:
- a CDS encoding MFS transporter, with amino-acid sequence MNTVLENIVKKTSWRLIPFMLALYVLAFLDRSNIGFAKNAYQLDTGLSNEAFALGAGIFFAAYAFLGVPANLLMRKFGARSWIGVTTLIWGALSAGMAYADTEWKFLAVRVLLGVAEAGFFPGMIYLTSQWFPQQKRAGIMGLFYMGAPLALAFGSPLSGALLEMHGFMGHPGWYWMFLIEGIVAIIAGGVTFTYLDNSPQEARFLEQSEKDVLIAQLNSEESVKTTSHISDAVSNARVWHLSIIYMIIQISVYGLIFFLPTQVAALIGTTVGFKASCVVAIPWIAALFGTYYIPRYSDRTGERKKIAAFTLLLAGVGIGVSAFAPPVIAIIALCFAAIGFIAVQPVFWTMPTNILSGAALAAGIGFVNMFGAFGGFLAPLIRVRADSFFNNNTAGLLTLAIITVIGSLAILMLKEQTKQIEEKKEVESV; translated from the coding sequence ATGAATACGGTTTTAGAGAACATTGTGAAAAAAACCAGTTGGCGTTTGATTCCGTTTATGTTGGCGTTGTATGTGTTGGCCTTTTTAGATCGGTCTAATATTGGGTTTGCCAAAAATGCATATCAGTTGGATACGGGCTTAAGTAATGAAGCATTTGCCTTAGGTGCGGGCATATTTTTTGCGGCGTACGCTTTTTTAGGCGTACCGGCTAATCTACTGATGCGGAAATTTGGTGCGCGAAGTTGGATTGGTGTAACTACGCTGATTTGGGGTGCTTTATCGGCTGGCATGGCCTATGCTGATACAGAATGGAAGTTTTTGGCAGTTCGCGTCTTGTTGGGCGTGGCGGAAGCCGGATTTTTCCCAGGCATGATTTATCTCACTTCCCAGTGGTTTCCTCAGCAGAAGAGAGCTGGCATTATGGGGCTGTTTTATATGGGAGCGCCCTTGGCCTTGGCGTTTGGCTCACCGCTATCCGGAGCTCTTTTAGAAATGCATGGCTTTATGGGGCATCCGGGCTGGTATTGGATGTTTCTCATTGAAGGAATCGTTGCTATTATTGCGGGGGGTGTCACGTTTACTTATTTAGATAACAGCCCGCAGGAAGCTCGCTTTTTAGAGCAAAGTGAAAAAGATGTGCTAATTGCTCAGTTAAATTCAGAAGAAAGCGTGAAAACGACGTCGCATATTTCTGATGCAGTTAGCAACGCGAGAGTTTGGCACTTGTCTATTATTTATATGATCATTCAGATTAGCGTGTACGGCTTGATTTTCTTTTTGCCTACCCAAGTGGCGGCGCTGATCGGAACGACGGTTGGCTTTAAAGCGTCGTGCGTAGTCGCGATTCCCTGGATTGCAGCGTTATTTGGTACCTATTATATTCCACGTTATTCGGATCGCACGGGTGAACGGAAAAAAATAGCCGCCTTTACGTTGTTGCTGGCTGGCGTAGGAATCGGAGTGTCTGCGTTTGCACCGCCTGTCATCGCTATTATTGCTTTGTGTTTTGCGGCGATTGGCTTTATTGCGGTGCAGCCGGTATTTTGGACGATGCCTACTAACATTTTATCTGGGGCGGCTTTAGCGGCAGGCATTGGTTTCGTGAATATGTTCGGCGCGTTTGGCGGCTTTTTAGCTCCTCTTATTCGGGTACGTGCGGACTCCTTTTTTAACAATAATACGGCTGGCCTTTTAACGTTGGCAATCATTACGGTAATCGGCTCCCTAGCTATTTTGATGCTGAAAGAACAGACAAAGCAAATTGAAGAGAAAAAAGAGGTTGAATCAGTATGA
- the rhmD gene encoding L-rhamnonate dehydratase: MALPKIKEIRAYFMGGATAETRTGGGDYHDQSGTHWIDDHIATPMSKYKEYEQSRRSFGINVLGTLIVEAEADNGVTGFAISTGGEMGCFIVEKHLSRFIEGKCVSDIKLIHDQMLNSTMYYSGGGGMVMNTISCVDLALWDLFGKVLEVPVFKLLGGAVRDEIQFYATGARPDLAKGMGFVGGKMPTHWGPHDGDQGVRKDAAMVAEYREKCGPDFWLMLDCWMSQDVNYATKLAHACAPYNLKWIEECFPPHQYESYRALKENMPKGMLMTTGEHHGNLESFRMLSELGVDILQPDVGWCGGLTTLTEIAAIAKSRGQLVVPHGSSVYSHHAVITFINTPFSEFLMTSPDCATLRPQFDPVLLNEPVPVNGRIHKSVLDRPGFGVELNRACEMKRPYTH, translated from the coding sequence ATGGCATTACCAAAAATCAAAGAAATTCGGGCGTATTTTATGGGAGGAGCTACTGCTGAAACACGTACAGGCGGCGGAGACTACCATGATCAATCAGGAACGCATTGGATTGATGACCACATTGCTACGCCGATGAGCAAGTACAAAGAATACGAGCAATCGCGGCGCTCTTTTGGCATTAATGTTTTGGGGACGTTGATTGTGGAAGCGGAAGCAGACAATGGAGTAACTGGTTTTGCCATTTCGACAGGTGGCGAGATGGGCTGCTTTATTGTAGAGAAGCATTTAAGCCGCTTTATCGAAGGCAAATGCGTATCTGATATCAAGCTGATTCATGATCAAATGTTGAATTCAACCATGTACTACTCAGGTGGCGGCGGCATGGTGATGAATACGATCTCTTGTGTGGATTTGGCCTTGTGGGATCTCTTTGGTAAGGTGTTGGAAGTGCCTGTGTTTAAACTACTGGGCGGCGCTGTGCGAGATGAAATTCAGTTTTATGCGACTGGAGCGCGGCCTGATTTGGCTAAGGGAATGGGCTTTGTCGGCGGGAAAATGCCAACTCACTGGGGCCCTCACGATGGCGACCAGGGAGTGCGTAAAGACGCTGCCATGGTCGCGGAATATCGCGAAAAATGTGGTCCTGATTTTTGGCTTATGCTGGATTGTTGGATGAGTCAAGACGTAAACTATGCTACGAAATTAGCGCATGCTTGTGCTCCGTATAATTTGAAATGGATCGAAGAATGCTTCCCGCCGCATCAATACGAAAGCTACAGAGCACTAAAAGAAAATATGCCTAAAGGCATGTTGATGACAACCGGCGAGCATCATGGGAACTTAGAATCTTTCCGGATGCTTTCAGAACTGGGCGTAGATATTTTGCAGCCTGATGTTGGCTGGTGCGGTGGCTTGACGACGTTGACGGAGATTGCCGCTATCGCCAAATCGCGCGGCCAATTGGTGGTGCCTCATGGTTCCTCGGTTTACTCGCATCATGCGGTGATTACGTTCATTAATACACCGTTTAGTGAATTTTTGATGACAAGTCCAGACTGCGCTACGCTTCGGCCCCAGTTTGATCCGGTATTGCTCAATGAGCCGGTACCGGTGAATGGCCGTATTCATAAATCCGTCTTGGATCGTCCTGGCTTTGGTGTGGAATTGAACCGTGCTTGTGAAATGAAGCGGCCCTATACACATTAA
- a CDS encoding IclR family transcriptional regulator → MLKINKSASRTIEILSLLAASPKALTQLEISQELGMPKSSTYELIYTLLEMGMVEFENKDLKTFRLGLKVFELGMSVLGKIDFHKLSRPFLDELSLKTGETVFMAVEEQGSIVYLDRVEHSSSITTSAGLGTRRPMHCTGLGKALLAAYPMERTREIWDLFPQKPAFTATTLVTFEDLMEDIKQTRRRGFAIDNREMEDEIFCVAAPILDRAEKPVAAISIASIYLKMDEQKIELWGNWIAEAALAISRRLGFSRNQLFF, encoded by the coding sequence ATGCTGAAAATTAATAAGTCCGCATCGCGAACGATTGAGATTTTAAGCTTACTGGCGGCAAGCCCTAAAGCGCTTACGCAGCTTGAAATCAGCCAAGAGCTGGGCATGCCGAAAAGCAGCACCTATGAGCTGATTTATACGCTGCTGGAAATGGGCATGGTAGAGTTTGAAAACAAAGACTTAAAAACGTTTCGTTTAGGTCTCAAGGTTTTTGAGCTCGGGATGAGTGTGTTGGGGAAAATTGATTTTCATAAGCTTTCGCGTCCGTTTTTGGATGAGTTGAGTTTGAAAACCGGCGAAACCGTATTTATGGCGGTGGAAGAGCAAGGTAGTATTGTCTATTTGGACCGTGTTGAGCATAGTTCTTCCATTACCACGTCTGCGGGGCTCGGGACGAGAAGACCGATGCATTGCACTGGTTTGGGGAAGGCTCTCTTGGCGGCATACCCTATGGAGCGTACCCGAGAAATTTGGGACTTATTTCCGCAAAAACCTGCTTTTACCGCAACGACACTGGTCACCTTTGAAGATCTTATGGAAGATATAAAGCAGACTCGTCGCAGAGGATTTGCCATCGATAACCGTGAGATGGAAGATGAAATCTTTTGTGTAGCGGCGCCTATTTTGGATCGTGCGGAAAAGCCTGTAGCAGCGATTAGCATTGCCTCTATCTATCTGAAAATGGATGAACAGAAGATTGAGCTCTGGGGAAATTGGATTGCAGAGGCTGCTTTAGCTATTTCCAGACGACTTGGTTTTTCTAGAAATCAGCTGTTTTTTTAG
- a CDS encoding subtype B tannase: MKKRVAIMTMSVLVSLVSMPVVFAADKTVAPQKQKSYTLEFDAGQFEQKEIQAGEKSIKYRAYENRVYVSKPVDIQYESMNIYVPEAYYEGKAIGSYTKDTAPIFLPNTVGGYMPGPPGTPGMGRDGKPNAITEALARGYIVAAPGVRGRTLQNEAGTYTGKAPACIVDLKAAVRYLHYNDKVMPGDANKIISNGTSAGGALSALLGATGNHKDYEPYLRGIGAAQGRDDIFAASCYCPITNLDHADMAYEWLFHGVNEYKKMVFPEGFMPSPGQMGERKEPMRMLPRPTEVKGTMTEEQVALSDELRVLFPAYVNQLGLKKADGAGLTLDADGEGSFKNYVKAYVMESAQRALDKGVDLSGLEWLSVQDGKVQNLNMNEYVRYITRMKSTPAFDAVDLSSGENSLFGTASVNAQHFTDFSVKHSVAGISTADAKLVKMVNPMNYIGSKESAVAPYWRIRHGSADRDTSLAVPVILTTKLANNGYQVNFSVPWGQGHGGDYDLAELFSWVDAICKTK; this comes from the coding sequence ATGAAAAAGCGGGTTGCTATTATGACGATGTCAGTGCTGGTAAGCTTGGTGTCTATGCCAGTGGTTTTTGCGGCAGATAAAACGGTGGCGCCACAAAAACAAAAGAGCTATACGCTGGAGTTTGACGCCGGACAGTTTGAGCAAAAGGAAATACAGGCAGGAGAAAAGAGTATCAAGTACCGGGCTTATGAAAATCGAGTTTATGTGTCGAAGCCGGTGGATATACAGTATGAAAGCATGAATATATACGTGCCGGAAGCATATTATGAAGGGAAAGCTATAGGTTCCTACACTAAGGATACAGCGCCTATCTTTTTGCCTAATACCGTAGGCGGATATATGCCGGGTCCTCCAGGGACCCCGGGGATGGGACGAGATGGGAAGCCCAACGCCATTACGGAAGCGCTGGCCAGAGGTTATATAGTAGCAGCGCCAGGCGTGCGCGGTCGTACGTTGCAAAATGAAGCTGGAACCTATACAGGAAAAGCGCCGGCCTGCATTGTGGACTTAAAAGCAGCTGTGCGATATTTGCATTATAATGACAAGGTTATGCCGGGTGATGCTAATAAGATTATTTCAAACGGTACCAGCGCTGGAGGAGCTTTGTCCGCGCTTTTAGGGGCAACAGGGAATCATAAAGATTATGAACCGTATTTGAGGGGAATTGGAGCTGCTCAAGGACGGGACGATATTTTTGCGGCTTCCTGCTATTGTCCAATTACCAATTTGGATCATGCAGACATGGCATATGAGTGGTTGTTCCATGGAGTCAATGAGTATAAGAAGATGGTCTTCCCTGAAGGGTTTATGCCTTCTCCTGGACAAATGGGAGAAAGAAAAGAACCAATGCGGATGCTGCCTAGGCCGACGGAAGTAAAGGGAACCATGACCGAAGAACAGGTTGCCTTGTCTGATGAGTTACGTGTCTTATTTCCTGCTTACGTAAATCAGTTGGGGTTGAAGAAAGCGGATGGCGCAGGATTAACGCTGGATGCAGATGGAGAAGGTTCTTTCAAAAACTATGTGAAAGCGTATGTAATGGAGTCGGCGCAAAGGGCATTGGATAAAGGCGTGGATCTGAGCGGCTTGGAATGGCTAAGTGTACAAGACGGCAAGGTGCAGAATTTAAATATGAATGAATATGTTCGTTATATTACTCGCATGAAAAGCACTCCGGCCTTTGACGCAGTTGATTTGAGCAGCGGCGAAAATAGCTTGTTTGGCACGGCGTCAGTAAATGCGCAGCACTTTACCGACTTTAGTGTAAAACACAGTGTGGCAGGAATTTCTACAGCGGATGCAAAGCTGGTTAAGATGGTGAATCCTATGAATTATATTGGAAGCAAAGAAAGCGCCGTTGCTCCGTATTGGAGGATTCGTCACGGCTCTGCTGACCGAGATACATCGCTGGCAGTTCCTGTGATTTTGACGACCAAGCTGGCAAATAACGGATATCAAGTGAATTTTTCGGTGCCATGGGGCCAAGGGCATGGCGGCGATTATGACTTAGCGGAATTGTTCTCGTGGGTGGATGCGATTTGTAAAACGAAATAA
- a CDS encoding methyl-accepting chemotaxis protein, which yields MKIGSIRTRLLLVLLPLVLIMLCVLSGVSYYFSRQALESSVADTAKAVGMDYGNRIRADVELMVSQLNDLASIDFVRDGSDQERIMAALLDAKKRLGVFDVMAYITPAGNGITTMGTKSAYAERPYFKQVMATKRVVITEPTIAKTTGKLVVILAVPVINNGQVTGIVIANVPLDRLTEMMKELKYLDSGYGQLTHSTGMLIAHPKYPDLAGKLNLQEKKVAPDLKLPIGELDDRLVSLFKKAAEAEEQSQGYYRFTDDVERVAVCTPIHLPGGQRWVLTVAAPVSEATKAVGSLAGTMLAVSFLCLVLAVLSVWYISHLFAKPIAAIRDECLLLAQGDLREREAKVKSEDEIGQLAEGFRQMRKQLHDLVTKVHMQSAQLAASSEELTAASGQAAQAANQVATSISDVAMGNTAQMKAAKETTEVVETLSGSIEEISGNANEVAEQSVQAAAKAKNGEQQVVNAVNQMGQIEATVSRSAKVVTKLGERSKEIGQIVDTISGIAGQTNLLALNAAIEAARAGEQGRGFAVVADEVRKLAEQSQEAAKQIASLLGEIQGDTEKAVLAMNDGTREVQKGAGVVNEAGVAFKEIMNVVSNVSEQMKEISYSIQQMAGGSRKIVNSFETIDKLSQQTAGETQTVSAATEEQLASMEEIASSSQALSQLAQDLQNAVSQFRV from the coding sequence ATGAAAATTGGTAGTATACGTACTCGGTTGTTATTGGTGTTGTTACCTCTAGTTCTTATTATGCTTTGCGTTTTGTCTGGTGTAAGCTATTATTTTTCTCGGCAGGCGTTGGAATCAAGTGTTGCTGATACGGCAAAAGCGGTGGGAATGGACTACGGGAACCGCATTCGCGCCGATGTGGAGCTGATGGTATCGCAGCTTAATGATTTGGCAAGCATTGATTTTGTGCGCGATGGTTCAGATCAAGAGCGTATCATGGCAGCATTGTTGGATGCTAAAAAGCGTCTAGGCGTATTTGACGTTATGGCCTATATTACGCCTGCTGGCAATGGTATTACTACCATGGGAACGAAATCAGCCTATGCTGAGCGGCCTTATTTTAAACAGGTAATGGCGACAAAACGGGTTGTAATTACAGAGCCTACTATTGCTAAAACAACAGGGAAGCTAGTAGTGATTCTAGCGGTTCCGGTAATAAATAACGGGCAAGTGACAGGCATAGTTATTGCCAATGTTCCCTTGGATCGATTGACGGAAATGATGAAAGAGTTGAAATACCTTGACTCTGGATATGGACAACTGACTCATTCTACGGGCATGCTTATTGCACATCCCAAATACCCGGATTTAGCGGGCAAATTGAATTTGCAGGAAAAGAAAGTGGCCCCGGACTTGAAACTACCGATTGGAGAGCTAGATGACAGGCTAGTGTCTTTGTTTAAAAAAGCGGCGGAAGCTGAAGAACAGTCGCAAGGGTATTACCGGTTCACAGATGACGTGGAGCGGGTTGCGGTCTGCACACCTATTCATTTGCCGGGAGGGCAACGTTGGGTGCTTACGGTAGCGGCCCCGGTCAGCGAAGCGACTAAAGCGGTAGGCTCGCTTGCTGGAACGATGCTGGCGGTTTCGTTTTTATGTTTGGTATTGGCTGTTTTATCGGTATGGTATATTTCACATCTGTTTGCGAAGCCTATTGCGGCGATTCGAGACGAATGCCTGCTTTTAGCGCAAGGAGATCTACGAGAACGGGAAGCCAAAGTTAAGTCGGAAGATGAAATCGGCCAGTTGGCTGAGGGATTTCGGCAGATGCGAAAACAGCTGCACGATTTAGTGACAAAGGTGCATATGCAGTCGGCGCAATTGGCAGCTTCTAGTGAAGAACTGACAGCTGCTTCCGGGCAAGCGGCTCAAGCGGCTAACCAAGTGGCGACGTCTATTAGTGATGTGGCCATGGGGAATACGGCGCAAATGAAGGCGGCCAAAGAAACTACTGAAGTAGTAGAAACTCTTTCCGGCAGTATAGAGGAGATTTCGGGCAATGCCAATGAAGTTGCAGAGCAGTCTGTGCAAGCAGCTGCGAAAGCCAAAAATGGCGAACAGCAAGTTGTTAATGCCGTAAATCAAATGGGCCAAATTGAAGCGACCGTGAGTCGATCCGCTAAAGTGGTGACCAAACTGGGCGAGCGCTCTAAAGAAATTGGCCAAATCGTTGATACGATTTCCGGTATTGCCGGACAGACCAATTTGCTGGCTCTAAACGCAGCGATTGAAGCGGCGCGTGCCGGAGAACAAGGACGGGGGTTTGCGGTAGTGGCGGACGAAGTGCGCAAACTGGCGGAACAATCTCAAGAAGCGGCCAAACAAATTGCTTCACTGCTTGGCGAAATTCAAGGAGATACAGAGAAAGCCGTATTGGCCATGAATGATGGAACGAGAGAAGTTCAAAAAGGCGCGGGCGTGGTGAATGAAGCGGGCGTGGCCTTTAAAGAAATTATGAACGTGGTTTCCAATGTATCGGAGCAAATGAAAGAGATATCGTATAGCATTCAGCAGATGGCGGGAGGAAGCCGAAAAATCGTTAACTCCTTTGAAACCATTGACAAGTTGAGTCAGCAAACTGCCGGAGAAACACAGACGGTGTCGGCTGCGACGGAAGAGCAATTAGCCTCGATGGAAGAGATTGCAAGTTCCAGTCAAGCTCTCAGTCAGTTAGCGCAAGATTTGCAAAATGCAGTATCTCAGTTCCGGGTTTGA
- a CDS encoding methyl-accepting chemotaxis protein, with product MTKLKYRLIAAMVATSFACIVVLSCFSIISTLRKNEQDTKEYRAALYEQFDRSIKLEVETVHSLVQRIYNQQQKGLLSEADAKKQAADLVRDLRFDNGNYFWIDTTEGINVVLLGREVEGKSRINITDPSGKHMVKDIIAIGMQEGGGFTDFSFPKPNETESLPKRSYSLLFKPYNWVIGTGNWVDHIEKEVQVQAAEKKSQLSYDITVTLVLALIALGLVSAFAMYISRKISEPVVKVAEGVRQIAAGDLGIADLQVESKDEIGQLAHSVNEMKQHLKELIRGIANSSSQVAAASEQLTAGAEQSAHVVTQVAESINEVAQGAEKQMRAVSETSSAVEHISSGMQQAAAGSAQAAEHSTQAARKAKEGDLAVGRAVTQMASIEKTVNNSAQVVAKLGERSQEIGQIVSVISGIAGQTNLLALNAAIEAARAGEQGRGFAVVADEVRKLAEQSQEAAQRIAELIGEIQGDTDQAVVAMSEGTREVKVGSEVVTAAGQAFAEITELVAHVSEQVQDISQVMQRMSQGSEKIVTSVHTVSNLSEAAMGEAQTVSAATEEQSASMEEIASSSRSLANLAQDLQEAVSRFRL from the coding sequence ATGACAAAATTGAAGTATCGTTTGATTGCCGCAATGGTGGCCACAAGTTTTGCTTGTATTGTAGTTCTTTCCTGTTTTTCGATTATCAGCACTCTTCGTAAGAATGAGCAGGACACAAAAGAATATCGAGCTGCGTTGTACGAGCAGTTTGATCGAAGCATTAAGTTGGAGGTGGAAACAGTTCACAGCTTAGTGCAGCGTATTTATAATCAGCAACAAAAGGGACTTCTTTCTGAAGCGGATGCAAAAAAACAAGCCGCTGATTTAGTTCGTGATTTACGTTTTGACAACGGTAATTATTTCTGGATTGATACGACGGAAGGTATCAATGTGGTTCTTCTAGGACGGGAAGTAGAAGGAAAAAGTCGGATTAATATCACAGACCCGTCAGGAAAGCACATGGTGAAAGACATCATTGCTATTGGTATGCAAGAGGGTGGCGGCTTTACGGATTTTTCCTTCCCCAAACCGAATGAAACCGAGTCGTTGCCTAAACGCAGTTACTCATTACTGTTTAAGCCTTACAACTGGGTGATTGGCACCGGCAATTGGGTGGATCACATTGAAAAGGAAGTGCAGGTGCAGGCAGCGGAAAAGAAGAGTCAGCTTAGCTATGATATTACGGTGACTCTTGTACTTGCCTTGATTGCCTTAGGCTTGGTCAGTGCTTTCGCTATGTACATTAGCCGTAAAATTTCCGAGCCGGTGGTCAAGGTGGCGGAAGGCGTTCGGCAGATTGCTGCTGGCGATTTAGGGATTGCGGATTTGCAAGTGGAATCGAAGGATGAAATTGGCCAATTGGCGCATTCCGTCAATGAGATGAAGCAGCATCTGAAGGAACTCATTCGAGGCATTGCCAATTCCTCCAGTCAGGTTGCGGCTGCTAGCGAGCAGTTGACGGCCGGGGCGGAACAGTCGGCGCACGTGGTGACCCAAGTGGCAGAGTCGATTAATGAAGTGGCCCAGGGAGCGGAAAAACAGATGCGGGCGGTCAGCGAGACGTCCAGTGCGGTAGAGCATATTTCGTCTGGTATGCAACAGGCAGCGGCAGGTTCCGCTCAGGCGGCGGAGCATTCCACGCAGGCGGCGCGGAAAGCCAAAGAGGGTGATTTGGCCGTGGGCCGGGCGGTAACTCAAATGGCTTCCATTGAGAAGACAGTAAACAATTCGGCCCAGGTGGTGGCGAAACTGGGCGAGCGTTCCCAAGAAATCGGGCAGATTGTCAGCGTTATTTCCGGTATTGCCGGACAGACAAACTTACTGGCGTTGAATGCGGCCATCGAGGCGGCTAGAGCTGGTGAGCAAGGACGCGGTTTTGCCGTAGTAGCGGACGAAGTTCGCAAGCTGGCGGAGCAGTCGCAAGAAGCGGCGCAGCGCATTGCGGAACTGATCGGAGAAATCCAAGGCGATACGGATCAAGCGGTGGTCGCTATGAGCGAGGGGACGCGCGAAGTGAAGGTAGGCAGTGAAGTAGTAACCGCTGCAGGCCAGGCATTTGCAGAGATTACCGAGTTGGTAGCGCACGTTTCGGAACAGGTCCAGGATATTTCTCAAGTGATGCAGCGCATGTCTCAAGGCAGTGAGAAAATCGTCACTTCGGTCCATACGGTTTCCAATTTGAGCGAGGCGGCGATGGGTGAGGCACAGACCGTTTCGGCGGCAACCGAAGAACAGTCGGCGTCGATGGAGGAAATCGCTTCTTCCAGTCGGTCACTGGCAAATTTGGCTCAAGACTTACAGGAAGCAGTGAGCCGCTTCCGCCTGTAA
- a CDS encoding DedA family protein translates to MDALFLFVTHSIDTWGYWGIFVGMALESANIPIPSELIFGFAGYLVYLGRLNFEPAVTYGVAGGLLGSTVSYALGYYGGRPFVLKYGKYFFATPAKIELAQRWFDRYGLAAVFFARLLPVVRTFISLPAGFAKVNFSKFALYTVLGSLPWTLALIYLGFALGENWQLLTTYGHQVSLGVLLLLVIALLVWWKRAVGKKNK, encoded by the coding sequence ATGGATGCACTGTTTCTATTTGTAACACACTCAATCGACACTTGGGGGTATTGGGGTATTTTTGTGGGAATGGCCTTAGAGAGCGCTAACATCCCGATTCCTAGCGAACTTATTTTTGGCTTTGCAGGCTATCTGGTATATCTGGGACGCTTAAATTTTGAACCTGCGGTCACTTACGGCGTCGCAGGTGGCCTGTTGGGATCAACGGTCTCCTACGCTCTTGGTTATTACGGCGGTCGCCCCTTCGTTTTGAAATATGGCAAATACTTTTTTGCTACTCCCGCTAAAATAGAACTAGCCCAACGCTGGTTTGACCGTTATGGCCTTGCGGCGGTATTCTTCGCCAGACTTCTGCCAGTAGTACGTACATTTATTTCTTTGCCTGCCGGCTTTGCCAAAGTCAACTTCAGTAAATTTGCACTCTATACGGTTTTGGGCTCTCTGCCTTGGACGCTGGCGCTGATTTATCTGGGATTCGCCCTTGGCGAGAACTGGCAACTTCTTACTACCTACGGACACCAAGTCAGCCTTGGCGTCCTTCTGCTGCTTGTAATTGCTTTGCTTGTTTGGTGGAAACGCGCTGTTGGTAAAAAAAACAAATAA
- a CDS encoding CGGC domain-containing protein produces MKVGIIRCQQTEDMCPGTTDFTMAKQGQGAFAETGAADIVGFLSCGGCPGKKAVTRAKMMADRGAEAIFLSSCIGKGTPIGFSCPNFATMKEAMAIALGPDIRLIDWTH; encoded by the coding sequence ATGAAAGTCGGCATTATTCGCTGCCAACAAACCGAAGACATGTGTCCGGGAACTACTGATTTCACCATGGCCAAACAGGGCCAAGGAGCTTTTGCCGAGACTGGCGCCGCCGACATCGTCGGCTTTCTCTCCTGCGGCGGCTGCCCAGGCAAAAAAGCAGTAACACGAGCCAAGATGATGGCCGATAGGGGAGCTGAGGCGATTTTCCTTTCTTCTTGCATTGGCAAAGGCACGCCGATTGGTTTTTCGTGTCCTAATTTTGCAACGATGAAAGAAGCGATGGCTATAGCACTCGGACCGGATATCCGGCTTATCGACTGGACCCATTAG
- a CDS encoding LysR family transcriptional regulator translates to MNDKDWFIIKTIANKKNITVAADYLYMTQPALTYRLKCIEGEVGAKLFLRTSKGVLLTPQGEVMVEYAQRMLAELKRTQLFLSGMKATVQGRLELGVASSFANHKLSPLLKEFSALYSQVELSITSGASGAINQLLQREEISVGIMRGEYAWPEGKHLWSEEPICLTADEAVALEELPSLPYIHYETDRSYQKAVAAWWNERFAAPPKVSMNINSTEACRQLISLGLGWSILPDTGAEKKDTYSLQTTALSYKDGTPLVRRTWILYRQASLQIPVVKAFVEHLKSRCYTNGSSR, encoded by the coding sequence ATGAATGACAAGGATTGGTTTATTATAAAAACCATTGCCAATAAAAAGAATATAACCGTTGCCGCTGACTATCTGTATATGACGCAGCCCGCGTTGACTTACCGTTTGAAGTGCATTGAAGGGGAAGTCGGGGCCAAATTGTTTTTGAGAACCTCGAAAGGAGTGCTGCTTACGCCGCAGGGGGAAGTCATGGTGGAGTACGCCCAGCGAATGCTAGCGGAGCTGAAGCGGACTCAGCTTTTCTTGAGCGGGATGAAAGCAACTGTGCAGGGAAGGCTGGAGTTGGGGGTGGCTTCTAGCTTTGCAAACCACAAACTGTCTCCGCTTCTCAAGGAATTCTCTGCGCTGTATTCGCAGGTTGAATTGTCGATTACCTCCGGCGCAAGCGGCGCCATCAATCAACTGCTGCAGCGTGAAGAAATTAGCGTGGGCATCATGCGAGGCGAGTATGCATGGCCGGAGGGAAAGCACCTGTGGAGCGAGGAGCCGATTTGCTTAACCGCGGATGAAGCCGTTGCGTTGGAAGAACTGCCGTCACTTCCTTATATCCATTACGAGACAGATCGTTCCTACCAAAAAGCGGTTGCGGCATGGTGGAATGAACGCTTCGCCGCGCCTCCCAAAGTGTCGATGAACATAAATAGTACCGAAGCTTGTAGGCAGCTGATTTCGTTGGGCTTGGGCTGGTCAATTTTACCGGATACCGGTGCGGAGAAAAAAGATACGTATTCGTTGCAGACGACGGCGCTATCTTATAAAGACGGCACCCCATTAGTACGGCGAACCTGGATTTTATACCGGCAGGCTTCTTTGCAAATCCCGGTAGTTAAGGCCTTTGTCGAGCACTTGAAAAGTCGTTGCTATACTAATGGGTCCAGTCGATAA